The following coding sequences lie in one Halorussus halophilus genomic window:
- a CDS encoding CBS domain-containing protein, with the protein MMDIFVARLMSTDLLTVSPDTLVEDAAGLMLDHGVGSVVVIDERNQLEGILTSTDFVKIVAEQKPKDQTPVSKYMSTDLVTTAAQDDIQDVADAMIEHGFHHMPVVDETEGVIGIITTTDLAAYLSHEEAPSPA; encoded by the coding sequence ATCATGGATATTTTTGTTGCCAGACTGATGTCCACGGACTTGCTAACCGTCTCCCCGGATACGTTGGTCGAAGACGCCGCCGGATTGATGCTCGACCACGGCGTCGGTTCTGTCGTCGTCATCGACGAGCGGAACCAACTCGAAGGCATCCTCACCTCCACGGACTTCGTGAAGATAGTCGCCGAGCAGAAGCCGAAAGACCAGACGCCAGTTTCGAAGTACATGAGTACGGACCTCGTGACGACGGCAGCGCAGGACGATATTCAGGACGTTGCGGACGCGATGATAGAACACGGCTTCCACCACATGCCGGTCGTGGACGAGACGGAAGGTGTCATCGGCATCATCACGACGACTGACTTGGCGGCGTACCTGTCCCACGAGGAAGCGCCGAGTCCGGCGTAG
- a CDS encoding Gfo/Idh/MocA family protein — translation MSVRDKLRVGVIGGGYIGTTVGGLFNQDPRATVTALADVDPETRRSAGEQLYVGDGSQYDDFRAMLDAEDVDAVLIGTPHTLHHEQVTAALDRGLHVLCDKPLTTDLDQAQDLAERAESGDEVLMVGYQRHLNPAFQTARERFEDGGDPQFVSAEITQNWIRRFENTWRTNPDLSGGGNLYDTGSHLIDAVLWTTGLTPASVSAEMEFADDEARVDERAILTVEFENGAQGTISVHSDAPCVREHIHIWDHDGAVYLEGRQWEEREMKEINPESTTVIPYIDRSAQRNKAEVFIDCVERGEKPPATARDALAVTALTEAAYESARSGETVDVDANI, via the coding sequence ATGTCTGTGCGTGACAAACTCAGAGTCGGCGTCATCGGTGGCGGCTACATCGGGACCACGGTCGGCGGCCTCTTCAATCAGGACCCGCGGGCGACAGTGACCGCGCTGGCAGACGTAGACCCCGAGACGCGGCGGAGTGCTGGCGAGCAACTGTACGTCGGTGACGGCTCACAGTACGACGACTTCCGTGCCATGCTTGACGCGGAGGACGTGGACGCTGTACTCATCGGCACGCCGCACACGCTCCACCACGAGCAGGTGACGGCGGCCCTCGACAGGGGACTCCACGTCCTCTGTGACAAGCCGCTGACGACCGACCTCGACCAAGCACAGGACCTCGCAGAGCGCGCTGAGTCCGGCGACGAGGTGCTGATGGTCGGCTACCAGCGTCACCTCAATCCCGCGTTTCAGACTGCCCGTGAGCGGTTCGAAGACGGTGGCGACCCGCAGTTCGTCAGCGCCGAGATTACCCAGAACTGGATTCGACGCTTCGAGAACACGTGGCGGACGAACCCCGACCTCTCAGGCGGGGGCAATCTCTACGACACCGGGAGCCACCTCATCGACGCCGTCTTGTGGACGACTGGCCTGACTCCGGCCTCGGTCTCCGCAGAGATGGAGTTCGCCGACGACGAGGCCCGAGTGGACGAACGAGCGATTCTGACAGTCGAGTTCGAGAACGGCGCACAGGGCACCATCTCGGTCCACAGCGACGCGCCCTGCGTTCGGGAACACATCCACATCTGGGACCACGACGGCGCGGTGTACTTGGAAGGTCGCCAGTGGGAGGAACGGGAGATGAAGGAGATAAATCCGGAGAGTACGACCGTGATTCCCTACATCGACCGGAGTGCCCAACGGAACAAGGCAGAGGTGTTCATAGACTGCGTCGAGCGCGGCGAGAAACCACCAGCCACGGCACGGGACGCCCTCGCTGTAACAGCCCTTACCGAGGCGGCGTACGAGTCGGCGCGAAGCGGGGAGACGGTGGACGTGGACGCGAACATATGA
- a CDS encoding outer membrane protein assembly factor BamB family protein encodes MRTRTVAVLAFVLLALGGVAAYGFVGTTAGGELREQWVSDTAREMTGNHHAPAVAEIDGQQFVFAPVSGPDGADNCGLYALSGDDGSTEWVYEVPPTNCTIHSVADPTVADFDGDGSREALAATTERVVFAASAADGTVEFRHNLSSYGYTEPVVADFVPGGGKEVVVADVQGTLFVVHENGTTAWSKQLGMTWAAPELSDFDGDGTDELVVGSAPGTEGTVTVLEPNGSVTWQRTVAGSVGWLATSETDGQHRIVAATTDGRVAAYAGNGTRVWNHEFGKAAAVHAIGDGDGDGTSEVYAVAKDGKLRAIDTASGAIEWTTTLTNADVTMMPPPTLADVDGDDSPELLAPSKDGMVSVVAPESGDVLATYERDVPIFKYPAVADLDGDGDDEALVMYGDGRVVALDYTQ; translated from the coding sequence ATGCGAACCCGGACCGTCGCCGTCCTCGCTTTCGTCCTCCTTGCACTCGGTGGCGTCGCCGCCTACGGTTTCGTCGGCACGACGGCGGGTGGCGAGTTGCGCGAACAGTGGGTCAGCGACACGGCCCGAGAGATGACCGGCAACCACCACGCCCCTGCCGTCGCGGAAATCGACGGCCAGCAGTTCGTCTTCGCGCCGGTGAGCGGCCCCGACGGCGCGGACAACTGCGGGCTGTACGCACTCTCCGGAGACGACGGTTCGACCGAGTGGGTGTACGAAGTTCCGCCGACGAACTGCACGATTCACTCCGTCGCGGACCCGACAGTCGCGGACTTCGACGGCGACGGAAGCCGAGAAGCGCTGGCCGCGACGACCGAACGAGTCGTCTTCGCCGCGAGCGCCGCCGACGGAACCGTCGAGTTCCGACACAATTTGAGTTCCTACGGCTACACCGAACCAGTGGTCGCCGACTTCGTGCCGGGCGGCGGCAAGGAAGTCGTCGTCGCGGACGTGCAGGGCACCCTCTTCGTCGTCCACGAAAACGGCACGACGGCGTGGTCGAAACAACTTGGGATGACGTGGGCGGCGCCCGAACTTTCGGACTTCGACGGCGACGGCACCGACGAGTTGGTCGTCGGCTCTGCACCCGGAACCGAGGGTACCGTGACGGTTCTGGAACCGAATGGGAGCGTGACGTGGCAGCGGACGGTAGCAGGCTCTGTCGGGTGGCTGGCGACCAGTGAGACCGACGGCCAGCACCGAATCGTCGCGGCGACGACTGACGGACGAGTCGCGGCCTACGCTGGCAACGGTACCCGGGTGTGGAACCACGAGTTCGGCAAGGCGGCCGCAGTTCACGCCATCGGCGACGGCGACGGTGACGGAACATCCGAAGTGTACGCCGTCGCAAAGGACGGGAAACTCCGAGCTATCGACACCGCGAGCGGGGCAATCGAGTGGACGACGACCCTGACGAACGCCGACGTAACCATGATGCCGCCGCCGACGCTCGCCGACGTAGACGGCGACGACTCGCCGGAACTCCTCGCACCGAGCAAGGACGGTATGGTCTCGGTCGTCGCACCCGAGTCGGGCGACGTACTGGCGACCTACGAGCGCGACGTGCCGATTTTCAAGTACCCCGCGGTGGCTGACTTGGACGGTGACGGCGACGACGAAGCACTGGTGATGTACGGCGACGGGCGCGTCGTGGCGCTCGACTATACTCAGTAA
- a CDS encoding Ntn hydrolase family protein: MATIVGIEASGGAILAGDRVLAEGGTVESKHKRHVFDFGDVGAAAVGESGDIDEFRRRLESENRTYETERGDPMDVMRFANVAADIAGEEGVEAIVVARDNRDVPRVRAIDAEGGILTDETVAFGSGAQFALGVLDGATVDIDLPAVEELARDAIEAAADRDTATGADIDTYRLSGDGA, encoded by the coding sequence ATGGCAACTATCGTGGGGATCGAAGCCAGCGGCGGCGCGATACTCGCAGGTGACCGAGTACTGGCCGAAGGTGGCACCGTCGAGAGCAAGCACAAACGTCACGTCTTCGACTTCGGCGACGTGGGCGCGGCGGCAGTCGGCGAGTCGGGCGACATCGACGAGTTCCGCCGCCGTCTCGAATCCGAGAATCGTACCTACGAGACCGAACGCGGCGACCCGATGGACGTGATGCGGTTCGCAAACGTCGCCGCAGACATCGCAGGCGAAGAGGGCGTCGAGGCAATCGTGGTCGCTCGCGACAACAGAGACGTGCCCCGAGTCAGAGCTATCGACGCCGAGGGTGGCATCCTCACCGACGAGACGGTCGCGTTCGGCTCTGGAGCCCAGTTCGCGCTTGGGGTCCTCGACGGTGCGACCGTCGATATCGACCTTCCGGCCGTGGAGGAACTCGCACGCGACGCAATCGAAGCGGCGGCGGACCGCGACACGGCGACCGGAGCGGACATCGACACGTACCGCCTGAGCGGCGACGGGGCCTGA